AGTTTTAAAACTATTGGTAATAGAATAGTTACAAAATTATAAATGTATCAAAAGTGACTTTTCGGAGCGGACTCATCATGTAAAGAAAGTATCCGAATGGTTACGATTCTTTTAGTTTATCTTTTACTTGTTCTAGGGGCATTATTTCTTCTTTAAAAGAATACGCTCCTGTTTTTGGGGATTTGATAGCTTTGATAAGCTTTGCGTAGTTTATTTCTTTTTTGAGAGTTGCTACTGTTTTCTTTGCCATTTTT
The nucleotide sequence above comes from Chitinophagaceae bacterium. Encoded proteins:
- a CDS encoding DUF4295 domain-containing protein; translated protein: MAKKTVATLKKEINYAKLIKAIKSPKTGAYSFKEEIMPLEQVKDKLKES